GAGACTATCACAGCCGTATACTCGGATGAAATTTCCTCGAGAAACCTTATGAATGGAGAGTCTTTGGGATTCTCAGCCCGAGCCCTTACCTCGGCTGCACGGAGCCCAGCAGGATACACATTACCGTATTCGGGTAGCACTATAATGTCGGCCTCGACACGGTAGCGGGAGAGGAGTCTTCGGAGCCTCTCTCCACTCTCAATCCCGCTGCGCCCAGCCTCAAACTGGGCTAGGCCAAGCCTAACCCGCGCCACTACACAGCACCACATAATAAAGGCATGCGTTGTGAGGAATTTCTCTCCAGCTCCAGCCCCTAAGAGGCTATGTAGCAGCAAGTATTTATGAAAGAGCTGTAACAGTTACAGATAAGGTCTTCATCTTAGCATCCTACGCGGGCCCCGCTAGGCTGGAGGCAAGAAACCACCATGGCCCTACAGGGCTCCGAGAAGCTTCTCACAATGCTGTCCATCCTGTTCATAGCAGGGTATGTTGGTATAAACACTGTAGCGCCCCTCCCGGGACTCCTTGCCGCGAAGAAACTTGCAGCTGGGCATGTACCACTCCCAGCAGTAGTTCCCGCCGTAGCACTGCTAGCAGCCCACCGGACAGCAAGCTCTACAAACAATACTAAGGGCGTGTAGCTCCCAGATGGCGGTGTTCTAGCGGCTGCGTAGTGTAGCTACTACTACCAGCTCTAAGATGCTGGCTATGAGGAGGACTATGAAGCCTATAATGATTATAGTTAGTATTGCACCGTACCAGTAGAGTTTCCCGGTCAGCCTTGCGAGGCCCTCGTCCCCGTATCTGGCTAGGATCTCCATTAGCCTTCTCCGGTAGTATCCCATTGCGAGCATGGAGATGTAGAGTAGGACGAGGCCAGCAATTATCGCAGTGCCAAAACCCGGCGGTCCGGCGAGCAGGCCAGCGAATATCGAGCCGAGCCCCATTACGAGCACGGCAACTACTACGCCAGCCAGGAAGCCTACCGTGGAGATAAGCGCATAGCGAAGTATCTCGCTCTGCTCGTAGTACGAGGCTAAGCCGTACATGCCTACAAGGTACAGTACGAGTCCGATAATAGCTGCTGAAGGATGTCCAGAACTCAGGAGGGATACAATGATGCCAGCAATAACCAGGAGCTTTGCAAGATTGAGATTCAATGTTATACACCAGCCTCCAGCAAGCTACTGGTGTAGTTGTTATAGCCTAAGGGGAGAAAATAATGTATAGTCCTTAGCTGTGGGCTATCTGTAGAGCCAACATGCAACCCAGTGGCCGCGCTCGGCCTCGACGAGTGGTGGCTCCTCCCTCCTACACCTTTCGCTGGCGTAGGGGCAACGTGTATGGAACCGGCATCCGGGTGGCGGGTTGATGGGGGAGGGAGGCTCGCCTACTATTCTTATCGGCTTCTTTGCCCGGGCCTTGGCGGGATCAGGTATGGGTATGGAGGCTAGTAGCATCTTGGTGTAGGGATGTAGCGGTTTTTCAAACACCTCCTCTGCAGGGCCGAGCTCGACTATCTTGCCCAGGTACATGACTGCTATGTAATCGCTCATGTACCTCACGACGCCGAGATCGTGGCTTATGAAGAGGTATGTCAGTTTCCTCTTTGCCTGCAACTCTTTTAGGAGGTTTAGTATCTGAGCCTGCACCGATACGTCGAGAGCGCTTGTGGGCTCGTCAAGCACCATGAACTCAGGGTTTACCGCGAGAGCCCTTGCGATAGCTATTCTCTGCCTCTGCCCGCCGCTAAACTCGTGGGGGTAACGGTAGACGTGGGTCTCGTTGAGCCCAACCTCCTCTAGTAGCTTCACAATGTATGCGTAGGGGTCTCCAACCTCTACCCGGTGGACCTTCAATGCCTCCATGATTATGTCGTAAACGGTCATCCTTGGGTTGAGGCTGCTATATGGGTCCTGGAATATCATCTGCGCCTTCTTCCGGAATGCTTTAAGCTCCTTACCTCTCAGCTCGAAGACGTTCCGTCCATCAAAGAACACGTAGCCACTTGTCGGCTCTATGAGGCGTAGAATAAGCCTACCAATAGTCGTCTTGCCGCTGCCGCTCTCCCCTACAAGCCCAATGGTCTTGCCGCGTGGAATAATGAACGAGACATCATCTACGGCCTTGACCCAGCCACTAACCCTGATGAACCCCCTTACAGGGAAGTACTTCTTAAGCCTATAGACAAGTACGTGGGGTTCCTCGCCTGGAAACATTCTTGCAAGGCTGTTGACAGCTTCTCTGTATACCTCCCCACTATTGCCGCGAGCCACCTATACGGCACCTCACACGGCTTAGAGACTCAAGTTGGGGGGCCCGGCACAGCCTTATATACATCATACAACCCGAAGGCTTAGCGTAAATAAAATCAATGGATAAGCCTGGCTGGGTTGGGATGTTTGTCTATGTATCTCCAGCAGGCTACGCGGTGCCTCTCGTTAACCCATATCTCCGGCGGCCTATCCTGACGACAGATCTCTGCCATGTAGGGACATCGTGGATGGAATCTGCAGCCCGGCGGCGGGTGAATGAGGTTGGGCACAGTGCCCGGTATTGATTCCAGCTTCTCTATCTTCTTCGTGGGGTCCGGTACCGCCCTTAGGAGGAGCTGAGTGTAAGGGTGCAGAGGGTTGCTGAACAGCTCCTCTGTGGGTGCCTCCTCTACTATGATGCCAGCATACATTACTGCAACTCGGTCGCACATCTCTGCTACGAGGCCCATGTTGTGTGTGATGAGTAGCAGGGTTAGACCCTCCCTCCTCTTGAGCTCGCGTAGCAGCTCCATTATCTGAGCTTGAATAGTCACGTCTAGCGCTGTCGTAGGTTCATCGGCTATTATTAGCTTGGGATTGTTTGCAAGGCTCATGCTTATCACTGCTCTCTGCTTCATCCCGCCGCTCAGCTCGTGGGGGTAAGACTTCACCCTCCTCTCCGGGTCTGGTATCAACGTCTTCTTCAAGAGCTCCACGGCCCTTGTGAAGCCCTCCTTTATCTTCTTTATCATGTCATGTACAAGCATGGTCTCCGAGA
This DNA window, taken from Hyperthermus butylicus DSM 5456, encodes the following:
- a CDS encoding DUF996 domain-containing protein, with the protein product MNLNLAKLLVIAGIIVSLLSSGHPSAAIIGLVLYLVGMYGLASYYEQSEILRYALISTVGFLAGVVVAVLVMGLGSIFAGLLAGPPGFGTAIIAGLVLLYISMLAMGYYRRRLMEILARYGDEGLARLTGKLYWYGAILTIIIIGFIVLLIASILELVVVATLRSR
- a CDS encoding ABC transporter ATP-binding protein yields the protein MFPGEEPHVLVYRLKKYFPVRGFIRVSGWVKAVDDVSFIIPRGKTIGLVGESGSGKTTIGRLILRLIEPTSGYVFFDGRNVFELRGKELKAFRKKAQMIFQDPYSSLNPRMTVYDIIMEALKVHRVEVGDPYAYIVKLLEEVGLNETHVYRYPHEFSGGQRQRIAIARALAVNPEFMVLDEPTSALDVSVQAQILNLLKELQAKRKLTYLFISHDLGVVRYMSDYIAVMYLGKIVELGPAEEVFEKPLHPYTKMLLASIPIPDPAKARAKKPIRIVGEPPSPINPPPGCRFHTRCPYASERCRREEPPLVEAERGHWVACWLYR
- a CDS encoding ABC transporter ATP-binding protein, which codes for MGGGMLRCRDPIVEVRDLYVNFYTYAGVVKAIYGVSFCIERGETYCLVGETGCGKSVTSRALTRLIQPPGRIEKGEIYYYPEPGKRIDIMRLSEEELRRIRGAEIAYIFQDPGSALDPLYTIGYQISETMLVHDMIKKIKEGFTRAVELLKKTLIPDPERRVKSYPHELSGGMKQRAVISMSLANNPKLIIADEPTTALDVTIQAQIMELLRELKRREGLTLLLITHNMGLVAEMCDRVAVMYAGIIVEEAPTEELFSNPLHPYTQLLLRAVPDPTKKIEKLESIPGTVPNLIHPPPGCRFHPRCPYMAEICRQDRPPEIWVNERHRVACWRYIDKHPNPARLIH